CGCTGAGGACGTGAATCTGGAGCCCATTGTTCCGGCGTTTGAAACCGTGTTCAGTCAGGCACTGGAAGCAGGTGTCAGCCGCATGGACTTCAAAGCGGTCACCGATGATCTCTCTGGGGTGATGTACAAGTTCCCGTTCAGAGTTCCGCCCTATTACGCACTGATCATCCGCTCACTGGTGACCCTGGAGGGGATTGCCCTGAGCGTGGATTCCGACTTCAAGATTCTCGGAGCTGCCTATCCCTACTTCGCCCGCCGGCTGATGGAAGATCCTGATCCACAGCTTCGCCAGAGCCTGAAGGAGATGTTGTTCGACGGCGACATCTTCAGCTGGACGCGATTAGAAAATCTTGTGGCCAGTGCAGCCAGTCAAGATCAGCTGGACCTGGAAGCCCTGCTGGACCAAGTTCTGGATTTCCTGGTGTCAACCCATGGGGGCATGCTGCGCCATCAGCTCGTTGAAACCGCAGCCGATCGCATCGATTCACTGGGATGGATGACCCTGCAACGCCTTGGCCGGCGACTGCCCCGTCCGTTACAACCCTCCCGCCTCATGGCGTCAGGAGCCGAGTTGGATCAGGACTTCTATATGGACCTTGAACCCGTCCGTCAGCTGATCCAAGTGCTCCAACAACTGCCTGGATTCAGTCCAGATCTGCTGTTCAGCCGCTTACCCCGATTGATGCGTGAACCTGACGCCCGTCGTATGGGAGTTGAACTCGCACAGGGCTTGGCCGAACGAGGAGTTGTCCGACTGGTCAAAGCAGCAGCAGGAGTCTCCCCCTAGATTCCGCACAACTCGATCTGCCCATGTCTGCACGATCACGCCTTCGCAGGCACGCTCTGGCAACAGGTTCGGCGCTGGCTCTGAGCCTACTGAGTTGTTTCCAACCCGTTCACGCCGCCAAGGACGTAGCCCTGGTCAGTGGGGCCTTTATCCGTTCGATCAGTGTTGCGGACCTCGCTTACCTGGCTGAAACAGGCGAAGCGCGCGGACTACTGGTCGACCTGCTGAAACTGAGTCGTCAAGATCCTGAGGACGTGGCGAAACTGCTCAATCAGGAGCTGAATCTGCCACTGGTGCTGACCAGCAGGCTGATGTCCACAAGGATCGGAGATGTGATTCTGACTAGGGTGGCTCGGATCATCTATCCACTGAGAGTGCCCGCTCCCTCGGTGAGTGTTCCGGCCATCCGCGCTGGCGTGATCAACGGTCTGCAGATCGGTGACGGCGGATTGACGGCGATCAAATTTCTTGAGGCCTATCCATCGGACGTGATGGAAGTGAATATCCCAGCACTGCTTGCCGTGATCCAAAAAGCAGAATCCATCGCGGGCTTGGTGCAGTTCTTCTCAGATTCCCCCCTGGACGGTCTGAAGGACGGCAGCAACTGAACCAGGCTGCAGTGCCTGCCACATAGATTCCTGAGGAATATTGCCCTGCGCAGGTGTCACTGCTCAACAGCTTCCGTCGCCGTTTCTCCCCTGCTCCCGTCATGCAGGACTGGCCAGGGCTGATTGAGGCTTACAGAACCTGGTTACCAGTGAGCAACTCCACTCCGGTGGTGACCTTGAGGGAAGGCGCAACCCCGTTAATCCCCGTGCCTGCGATCGCTGAACGGATCGGAAAGGGGGTGAAGGTCTACGTGAAATACGACGGGTTGAACCCGACTGGTTCATTCAAGGACCGGGGGATGACCATGGCGATCAGCAAGGCCAAGGAGGCTGGATGTGAAGCGGTGATCTGTGCCAGTACCGGCAACACATCAGCGGCAGCCGCGGCCTATGCACGACGGGCAGGAATGCGGGCCTTC
This genomic window from Synechococcus sp. MIT S9220 contains:
- a CDS encoding alpha/beta hydrolase, whose translation is MSARSRLRRHALATGSALALSLLSCFQPVHAAKDVALVSGAFIRSISVADLAYLAETGEARGLLVDLLKLSRQDPEDVAKLLNQELNLPLVLTSRLMSTRIGDVILTRVARIIYPLRVPAPSVSVPAIRAGVINGLQIGDGGLTAIKFLEAYPSDVMEVNIPALLAVIQKAESIAGLVQFFSDSPLDGLKDGSN